The Cygnus atratus isolate AKBS03 ecotype Queensland, Australia chromosome 19, CAtr_DNAZoo_HiC_assembly, whole genome shotgun sequence genome includes a window with the following:
- the FAM78A gene encoding protein FAM78A isoform X2, translated as MGCIQSISCKSKVFRESISVIEVKASIDPIPTSIDESSSVVLRYRTPHFRASAQVLVPPIPKKETWIVGWIQACSHMEFYNHYGEQGMSSWELPDLLDGKIQAISDSDGVNYPWYGNTTETCTIVGPTKKESKFNISMNDNFYPSVTWAVPVSESNVAKLTSIHRDQSFTTWLVATNTATNEMVTLQTIKWRMRLGIEVNPSRPLGQRAKLQEPSAQEQPQVLSKNEPIPPSALVKPNANDAQVLMWRPKDGPPLVVIPPKHR; from the exons ATGGGCTGTATTCAGAGTATTAGCTGCAAATCCAAAGTTTTCCGGGAAAGTATTTCAGTGATTGAAGTCAAAGCCTCCATCGATCCCATTCCCACCAGCATCGACGAGTCCTCCAGCGTGGTCCTGCGCTACCGGACCCCTCACTTCCGAGCCTCTGCGCAAGTGTTGGTGCCCCCCATCCCCAAGAAGGAGACCTGGATCGTGGGCTGGATCCAGGCGTGCAGCCACATGGAATTTTACAATCACTATGGGGAACAGGGCAT GTCAAGTTGGGAGCTTCCAGACCTACTGGACGGTAAAATCCAGGCCATCAGCGACTCAGACGGAGTGAACTATCCCTGGTATGGGAACACGACGGAAACCTGCACCATCGTGGGGCCCACGAAGAAGGAGTCCAAGTTCAACATCAGCATGAACGACAACTTCTACCCGAGCGTGACGTGGGCCGTGCCCGTCAGCGAGAGCAACGTGGCCAAGCTCACGAGCATTCACCGGGATCAAAGCTTCACCACCTGGCTGGTTGCCACCAACACAGCCACCAACGAGATGGTGACCTTGCAGACTATCAAATGGCGCATGAGGCTGGGCATAGAGGTAAACCCCAGCAGACCCCTGGGGCAGCGTGCCAAGCTGCAGGAGCCCTCTGCTCAAGAGCAGCCCCAGGTCCTTAGCAAGAATGAGCCAATACCACCCAGTGCCCTTGTCAAACCCAATGCCAATGATGCTCAGGTACTCATGTGGAGGCCAAAGGATGGACCACCGCTTGTGGTGATACCTCCGAAACACCGATAA